The segment CCCGCCCTCGTCCTCGATATACACGTTCCCTTTCGCCACGATCGGGCTCTGCCAGTGGATGCCGCCGATCCCCGCGTCGCTCCAGACCGTTTCTCCCGTCGAGAGGTCGAGCGCCCGCAGGAGACGCGGGCTCGCGACGAACAGCAGCCCGCCGGCGAACGCCGGCGAGGTTCCTCCGGGCGTCTTCGTCCAGCGGACGACGAGTTGCCGGGCGCCGGCGTCCCACTGATAGCCCGAGATCCCGGCGTTGTTCGCCACGCAGATCCACGGCTCCCCGCCCGAAGGGTCGGGCACGCTCGCGACCATCGTCAGCACCCCGGCCCCGCCGGGCGCCCCGATCTTCTGGATCTCCCCGCCCGTGTGCCCCGGCTCCCCGGCGCCGGAGAGGTCCGCGAGGCGCAGCACGCGCAGCACGCCGTCCTTGCCGACCTCGACACCGAGGTCCTCTCCGGTCGACGGACGAAAGAGCGCGATGTCGGAGCTGCCGAGGTCCGCGTCGACGTCTTCGAGATGCTGGAACTCGACCGGCGTGTAGCTGTCGAGGAGCGCGCCGGCGTCGGGCGCGAGCGCCAGCACGGAATCGCCCCAGTTCTGGGTCCCGTCGTAGTCGCCGTTGCCGGTCGCGACGTAGACGCGGTCGGTCGCGGCCGAGTACACCGCGCCGGCCCTCGCCCAGATCGCGTTCTGCACGTGCGCGCAGTCCGTCGACGCGCTGCCGCTCTCGTCGAAATGGATCGCGAGATCGCTGCACGCGGCGTTGAACACCTTCTGCGCGCCCGTCTGGAGGTCGATGGCGGTCACGTGTCCCTGGTAGTCCCCCTGGTCGCCGGGATAACCGCCGTTGGCGGCATAGAGGAACGAGCGTCCCGCGCGGTCGGTCGCGAGCGCGAGCGCGGAGGACCCCTTCTCCACGTCCGGCTTCCGGGTCGCGAGCTGCGGCCAGGCGCCGCCGGTGTCCTCCTCGCCCGAGCCCGGCCGGAACCGGTGGACGAAGCCGTCGAGGCCGTACGAGTAGACCCACGCCCGGCCCGGATCGATCGCGGGCGACGACGTCGTGTACCGCGGTCCCGAGGCCGGCTGCCGTGTCCACACCCCGCCGCCGTTTCCCGCGTCGATCGCGGCGAGGTGTCCCGCCTTCGTCGTGACGAACAGCAGATCGCGCGCTCCCTCCGGAGTCGACGCCTCGGAGAGATACGCGGGCGCGCCGTCCGCGACGGCGGGAAGATCGACGCGGAAGCGGACGCGGAGCCGTCCGGCGTTGGAGGGCGAGATCGTCCGCTCGAACGGATTGACGCCGCTGTGCACCGCGTCGAAACCGAGCTGCGGCCACACGAAGGAGGCGGCCGCGGGCCGGCGGAGCCCGGGGGCGGGGAGCGGCGGACCGGCCGGGCGAACCGGCGCGCGAAGGGCGAGCGCGCCTGCGACGATCGCCCAGGCTGCCCGATTCAGATCGGGACCTCCTCCTCGGAAGCGGTCTCCGTCACCTTCCCGTTGAGCACACGGTCGTATTCGCCGAGGATCTTCTGCTCCATCCACTGCCGGGTCTCGCGATTGAGCGGATGGGCGACGTCCTTGAATTCGCCGGTCTTCTTCCGCTTGGACGGCATCGAGACGAACAGTCCCGACGGGCCGGCGATCACCTTGATGTCGGAAACGAGGAAACAGTCGTCGAGAACGATGGAGACGTAGGCCTTGAGCTTGTCCTGATCCACCGGATGCACCTTGATTTCCGTGATGTCCACGGCGCTACCTCCCGGAGAGCTGCAACGTTGACCGCCTCTGATATTCGCTTCGCGAGACGGTCCGTGTCCGGAGGACGCGCGCGCCGGGGACCTCCGCCGCGAGCTCGTTCGCCGCGCCGGCGTTCCCTTCCCCTGCCCATGCCACGAGGGAGGAACCCGATCCCGAGATCTGACAGTCCGGGTACCAGCGTGCCAACGCTTTCCGGTAACGATCCATCTCGGGGTTCATCGCAAGCACAGTCGATGCCAAGCTGTTTATCCCGAACACGGATCCGGGAGGCGTCGCCGGCGTCCCGGGACGCCATCGCGAATAGACCTCCGCGGTCGATATCGGGAACGGCGGAACGAGCACGACGAGAGCGCGCGAGGGGGCGTCGGCGAGCGGCTCGACGATCTCCCCGCGGCCGCGGCCTCGCGCCGTGCCCCCGGTGAAGAAGAAGGGCACGTCGCTCCCGATGGTCGCGCCGAGCGCCGCGAGCGCCGGCAGATCGGCGTCGGCCTTCCAGAGGCGCGACAGGAGGATGAGCGTGATCGCCGCGTCGGATGAGCCTCCTCCCAGACCCGCCCCCGCCGGTATCCTCTTTTCGAGGCGAATCCGCGCGCCGCTCCGGATGCCGAATTCCGATCGCAGGATCTCCGCGGCGCGGACGACGAGGTTCCGCGCGTCCGACGGGATCGCCGGGTCGGAGCATTCGAGCGTCACCGCTTCGGGCGCCCCCGAGACCTCGATCCCGTCCGTGAGGTCGATGGTCTGGAAGATCGTGTCGATCTCGTGGAAACCGTCCCTCCGGCGGCCGATCACCTCGAGACGGAAGTTGGTCTTGGCGAAGGCCTCCGCCCGGAGCGTCACGTCCCGCCTCCCGCGTCCCCCCGGAGGGCGAGATCCGCGCGCCCTCCGTGGGCCGCGTCGATCCGGATTCGCGACGGGATCCCGCCGCTCCACTCGGGAAAGCGAATCTCGACTCTGCGCCTCCCGTCGAGGGACACGACGCGGCGGGCGCGGCCCGACGGGTCGAGCTCGCACGACAACGCCCCTCCTCTCCACGAGAGCCACGGCGTGGCCCCGGCGAGCTCGACGCTCTCGGGGGGCGAAGCGTCGGGAAGCCCGAAGAGGAGGAGCGAGAGCGACGGCGCCGAGAGCGGAATCCCGAGCGGCGTGAGCGGCGCGTCTCCTTCGAACTCCCGGTCGTCTCGCGGATCCCCGGCGCGGCGCACGACCGTCCGGGCTCCGTCCCAGGAGGCTCGCGCCAGCGCAAGACCCGCCGGCCCCTCGAGGACGACCGTCAGAGATCGCCCGGGATCGTCGCGGACGGCGGCCACGCCGCTCGTCGAGAAGATGCTTCGCCGCGCCCGGGCGTCGTAGAAGAGCTCGGCCGCAGGACGCGCGAGAACCGCCTGCCGGAAGGTTTCCCAGCGCGCGACGATCGCGGCCGTTTCGGCGGCCGTCGCGGGACGGCGCGAAAGGCGGGTCGCGCACCCCGCCGCGGCGACGGCGAGACCCACCGCGAGCGCGGCACCGGTCCCGCGGCAGCGGGCACGGCGCCGATCAGGGCGTCGCACCCGAATCGTGGATCTTCTTCGCGATCTTCTCGGGCTCGTCGGGCGAGAGCGTCAGCGACCGCTTCCAGTGGACCACCGCTTCCGCCATCTGCCCGCGGCGCGCTTCCAGGTCGCCGAGGTGCTCCTGCACCGTCGCGTCGGCGGGGATCTTCTGCGCCGCCTTCGAGAGGAATTTCTCCGCCTCGCGGAGGTCGTTCATTCGGAAGCAGACCCAGCCGAGCGAGTCGAGAAACGCGCCGTTCTGCGGGTCCAGCGCGACCGCTCGCTCGAGCATCCGGCGCGCCTCGGCGAGCCGGATGCCCTTGTCGGCGTACATGTACCCGAGGTAGTTGAGCGTGTTCGCGTCGTCCGGGCGGGTCTTCAGGATCTCCTCGAAGACGGCTCCCGCCTCGTCGATCTTCCCGGTCCGCTCGAGCGCGGAGCCGAGCCGGAACATCAGGTCGAGGTTCCCTTCGAACCTCTTCACGCCGTCGGCGGCGATCTGCGCGGACGCCGCGAAGTCCTTGAGGCGCTCCCGGGCGTCGGCGGCGGCGAGAACCTCGCCGGCGATCCCGGACCGGGCGAGGTCGGCGAGCGTCTTCTCCCCCTCGGCGCGCGCGCCGGTTCGGATCTCGAATTCCGCGACGGCGCCCTTCCAGTCGGGATTCCCGGGTTCGGCGTCGGCGGCCTTCTTCGCCCACGCGAGCCCGTCGGCGGGCCGGTTCTCGTCGCGCGCGCGCTCGAGAAGCACTCCGAGGGAACGATCGGCGACGCCGTCCTTGCCGACCGCGGTCTCCGCGGCGATCTTCTTCGCCTCGTCGAAACGGCGATCGCCGTAGAGGAGCCCCGCGATCTCGGAGCGCACCTCGCGCGAGAGCTCCGGCTTCGAGGGGGGGACGCCGAGCCGGTCGACGAATT is part of the Thermoanaerobaculia bacterium genome and harbors:
- a CDS encoding PQQ-binding-like beta-propeller repeat protein is translated as MWPQLGFDAVHSGVNPFERTISPSNAGRLRVRFRVDLPAVADGAPAYLSEASTPEGARDLLFVTTKAGHLAAIDAGNGGGVWTRQPASGPRYTTSSPAIDPGRAWVYSYGLDGFVHRFRPGSGEEDTGGAWPQLATRKPDVEKGSSALALATDRAGRSFLYAANGGYPGDQGDYQGHVTAIDLQTGAQKVFNAACSDLAIHFDESGSASTDCAHVQNAIWARAGAVYSAATDRVYVATGNGDYDGTQNWGDSVLALAPDAGALLDSYTPVEFQHLEDVDADLGSSDIALFRPSTGEDLGVEVGKDGVLRVLRLADLSGAGEPGHTGGEIQKIGAPGGAGVLTMVASVPDPSGGEPWICVANNAGISGYQWDAGARQLVVRWTKTPGGTSPAFAGGLLFVASPRLLRALDLSTGETVWSDAGIGGIHWQSPIVAKGNVYIEDEGGFLTAYSLDGR
- the spoVG gene encoding septation regulator SpoVG encodes the protein MDITEIKVHPVDQDKLKAYVSIVLDDCFLVSDIKVIAGPSGLFVSMPSKRKKTGEFKDVAHPLNRETRQWMEQKILGEYDRVLNGKVTETASEEEVPI
- the ispE gene encoding 4-(cytidine 5'-diphospho)-2-C-methyl-D-erythritol kinase, encoding MTLRAEAFAKTNFRLEVIGRRRDGFHEIDTIFQTIDLTDGIEVSGAPEAVTLECSDPAIPSDARNLVVRAAEILRSEFGIRSGARIRLEKRIPAGAGLGGGSSDAAITLILLSRLWKADADLPALAALGATIGSDVPFFFTGGTARGRGRGEIVEPLADAPSRALVVLVPPFPISTAEVYSRWRPGTPATPPGSVFGINSLASTVLAMNPEMDRYRKALARWYPDCQISGSGSSLVAWAGEGNAGAANELAAEVPGARVLRTRTVSRSEYQRRSTLQLSGR